The following proteins come from a genomic window of Ammospiza nelsoni isolate bAmmNel1 chromosome 6, bAmmNel1.pri, whole genome shotgun sequence:
- the CHST14 gene encoding carbohydrate sulfotransferase 14: protein MLMFGVILASSGLLLMIERGILAQVGPPPLHPPAGPSRRDGRDSVAELELEVLRDTRNRTIRALCGQRSMPRSVWELPPGQRRTVLRHLLVSDKYRFLYCYVPKVACSNWKRILKVLDGALESVDVQGKMDHKSDLVFLGDMKPEEISYRLKHYYKFIFVRNPMERLLSAYRNKFGEIKEYQQKYGMEIVRRYRKNGGNSAGDDVSFSEFLQYLLDEDVERMNEHWMPIYNLCQPCAVKYDFIGSYERLHADASHVLEHIQSPSFVRFPERQAWYKPVTAETLHYYLCNTQRRLIRELLPKYILDFSLFAYPLPNITSEFCRH, encoded by the coding sequence ATGCTGATGTTCGGCGTCATCCTGGCCTCCAGCGGGCTCCTCCTCATGATCGAGCGCGGCATCCTCGCCCAGGTCGGGCCGCCGCCGCTGCACCCGCCCGCGGGGCCGTCGCGGCGGGACGGGCGGGACTCGGTGgcggagctggagctggaggtgctgcgGGACACGCGGAACCGCACGATCCGCGCCCTGTGCGGGCAGCGCTCCATGCCCCGCAGCGTCTGGGAGCTGCCGCCCGGGCAGCGGCGCACGGTGCTCCGGCACCTCCTGGTCAGCGACAAGTACCGCTTCCTCTACTGCTACGTGCCCAAGGTGGCCTGCTCCAACTGGAAGCGCATCCTCAAGGTGCTGGACGGGGCTCTGGAGAGCGTGGACGTGCAGGGGAAGATGGACCACAAGAGCGACCTGGTGTTCCTGGGCGACATGAAGCCGGAGGAGATCAGCTACCGCCTGAAGCACTACTACAAGTTCATCTTCGTGCGGAACCCGATGGAGAGGCTGCTCTCGGCCTACCGCAACAAATTCGGGGAGATCAAGGAGTACCAGCAGAAGTACGGCATGGAGATCGTCCGGCGCTACCGGAAGAACGGGGGGAACTCGGCCGGCGACGACGTGTCCTTCTCCGAGTTCCTGCAGTACCTGCTGGACGAGGACGTGGAGCGCATGAACGAGCACTGGATGCCCATCTacaacctgtgccagccctgcgcCGTCAAGTACGACTTCATCGGCTCCTACGAGCGGCTGCACGCCGACGCCAGCCACGTGCTGGAGCACATCCAGTCGCCGTCGTTCGTGCGCTTCCCGGAGCGCCAGGCCTGGTACAAGCCCGTCACGGCCGAGACGCTGCACTACTACCTGTGCAACACCCAGCGCCGCCTCATCAGAGAGCTCCTCCCCAAATACATCCTGGACTTCTCCCTCTTCGCGTACCCCCTGCCCAACATCACCAGCGAGTTCTGCCGGCACTGA
- the LOC132075146 gene encoding prolactin-releasing peptide receptor-like codes for MAQLPNDSWHNNSALIFTGLDLLLELKPLFIPLYATLVVVACIGNLFLILLIALTKKLHCTTNFLIGNLAVADFIMCLACVPLTVSYAFEERGWLFGMFMCHFVTLLQAATVFVSVLSLTAIAIDRYVVVAYPIRRRIGRRACAGLVACIWLLSIAASVPTSLHTHYLDLNAIGHDMIICEEFWKHEERQRLLYSCLMLLLSYMLPLLAVSISFCAITYHLRRRNVPGAAFHCRDKWTRTKHKTFRVLTISVVCFAVCWLPLQVVNFIRDIDEEFTILDKRYVNVIQVSCHLIAMSSACYNPFIYASLHDKFWSHLSGYFYRKKQSSRSTSCKASRFNTCSTLADVPTGASDKIALQSRLP; via the coding sequence ATGGCTCAGCTGCCCAATGACTCCTGGCACAACAATTCAGCTCTGATCTTCACGGGCCTGgacctgctcctggagctgaagcCGCTCTTCATCCCGCTCTACGCCACGCTGGTGGTGGTGGCGTGCATTGGGaacctcttcctcatcctcctcatcgcCCTCACCAAGAAGCTTCACTGCACCACCAACTTCCTGATCGGGAACCTGGCCGTGGCCGACTTCATCATGTGCCTGGCCTGCGTCCCCCTCACCGTGTCCTACGCCTTCGAGGAGCGGGGCTGGCTCTTTGGCATGTTCATGTGCCACTTTGTCACCCTGCTGCAGGCCGCCACCGTCTTCGTGTCGGTGCTGTCCCTCACGGCCATCGCCATTGACCGCTACGTGGTGGTGGCGTACCCCATCCGCAGGCGGATCGGCCGCAGGGCCTGCGCCGGCCTCGTGGCCTGCATTTGGCTGCTCTCCATCGCTGCCTCCGTGCCCACCTCGCTGCACACCCACTACCTGGACCTCAACGCCATCGGCCACGACATGATCATCTGCGAGGAGTTCTGGAAGCACGAGGAGAGGCAGCGGCTGCTGTACTCGtgcctgatgctgctgctgtcctaCATGCTCCCGCTGCTGGCTGTGTCCATCTCCTTTTGTGCCATCACCTACCACCTGCGCAGGAGGAACGTGCCGGGCGCCGCCTTTCACTGCCGGGACAAGTGGACCAGGACCAAGCACAAGACCTTCCGTGTGCTCACCATCTCCGTGGTCTGCTTTGCCGTCTgctggctgcccctgcaggtgGTCAACTTCATCCGGGACATCGACGAGGAGTTCACCATCCTGGACAAGAGGTACGTCAACGTCATCCAGGTCTCGTGCCACCTGATCGCTATGAGCTCCGCCTGCTACAACCCCTTCATCTACGCCTCCCTCCACGACAAGTTCTGGTCCCACCTCAGCGGCTACTTCTACCGCAAgaagcagagctccaggagcacgTCCTGCAAGGCTTCCCGCTTCAACACCTGCTCCACCCTGGCAGATGTTCCCACCGGGGCCTCGGACAAGATAGCTTTGCAGTCCAGGTTACCTTGA
- the CCDC32 gene encoding coiled-coil domain-containing protein 32, with protein sequence MRMIESVDSVVTRSSEDLWAEICSCLPHPEHKDAGDAFTDSFMDSYAEGSGSGGSSQPALKPWAPLKDSEVYLASLERRLMRIKGLSQEVTSKDMLRTLSQAKKECWDRFLQEKFEAECYVEGHDADESTLEHLKRWLQPDKVAISSEEVQCLIPPEPQPERPEAEEEPPAAEQ encoded by the exons ATGAGGATGATCGAGAGCGTGGACTCCGTGGTGACCCGGTCCAGCGAGGACCTCTGGGCTGAGATCTGCTCCTGTCTGCCGCATCCCGAGCACAAGGACGCCGGCGATGCCTTCACAGACTCCTTCATGGATTCCTACGCCGAGGGCAGCGGATCGGGTGGCTCTTCCCAACCTGCCCTgaagccctgggcacccctgaaGGACTCAGAGGTGTATTTAGCATCCCTGG AGAGAAGACTGATGAGGATCAAAGGCCTGTCCCAGGAGGTGACCTCCAAGGACATGCTGCGCACGCTGTCCCAGGCCAAGAAGGAATGCTGGGACAGGTTCCTGCAGGAGAAGTTTGAGGCAGAATGTTACGTTGAGGGCCACGATGCTGACGAGAG cacgcTGGAGCACCTGAAGCGCTGGCTGCAGCCGGACAAGGTGGCCATCAGCTCCGAGGAGGTGCAGTGCCTCATCCCGCCCGAGCCGCAGCCCGAGAGGCCCGAGGCAGAGGAGGAGCCTCCGGCTGCCGAGCAGTGA
- the LOC132074580 gene encoding protein-L-isoaspartate(D-aspartate) O-methyltransferase-like, whose product MSQLPCGAVLALMGLLFARTMAWTSSGKTHAELVNNLYKKGIVKSQRVFDVLLATDRGHYIKYFPYMDSPQSIGYKATISAPHMHAHALELLKDQLVEGAKALDVGSGSGYLTACFARMIGPTGKAVGVEHIKELVHESIRNVQEDDPTLLSSGRVKLVVGDGRQGYPEEAPYDAIHVGAAAATVPKELLKELKPGGRLIVPVGPEGANQVLMQYDKTSEGHIVETQLMGVIYVPLTDKEKQWPRDDL is encoded by the exons ATGAGCCAGCTGCCGTGCGGCGCCGTGCTGGCACTCATGGGGCTGCTCTTCGCCAGGACCATGGCCTGGACATCCAGCGGGAAAACGCACGCGGAGCTGGTGAACAACCTGTACA aAAAAGGGATCGTTAAGTCTCAGCGTGTCTTTGATGTGTTGTTGGCTACGGACAGAGGTCACTACATCAAGTATTTCCCATACATGGATTCTCCTCAATCCATTG GCTACAAGGCTACGATCAGCGCCCCGCACATG cacgCCCACGCGCTGGAGCTGCTCAAGGATCAGCTGGTGGAAGGTGCCAAGGCGCTGGATGTGGGATCTGGGAGCGGATACCTCACGGCCTGCTTCGCCAGGATG ATTGGCCCGACAGGAAAAGCTGTGGGCGTGGAGCACATCAAGGAGCTGGTGCACGAATCCATCCGGAATGTCCAAGAGGATGATCCCACACTGCTCAGCTCCGGCCGCGTGAAGCTCGTGG TTGGAGATGGCAGGCAGGGATACCCTGAGGAGGCTCCTTACGACGCCATCCACGTGGGAGCGGCCGCGGCCACCGTCCCCAAGGAG ctgctgaaggagctgaagccGGGTGGGCGGCTGATCGTGCCCGTGGGGCCCGAGGGGGCGAACCAGGTGCTGATGCAGTATGACAAGACCAGCGAGGGGCACATCGTGGAGACCCAGCTCATGGGCGTCATCTACGTCCCCCTCACAGACAAGGAGAAGCAGTGGCCTCG GGATGACCTCTGA